The Terriglobia bacterium genome includes a region encoding these proteins:
- a CDS encoding PA0069 family radical SAM protein translates to MSTEKVHGRGASSNPPNRFETMSYETSEWDEPGDPSRHTVFLKDETRSIIAYNDSPDVGFDASINPYRGCEHGCIYCFARPNHEYLGFSAGLDFESKILVKEDAPQLLRKELMSPRWKPQVIAISGVTDSYQPIERRLQLTRRCLEVLVEFRNPVVIITKNELVTRDIDLLLQLARFDGVLVFVSVTSLDPELARELEPRASQPARRLAAIEALSAAGVPAGALIAPVIPGLTDHEMPSIISAVAKAGAVAAGYVPLRLPYGVAPLFEEWLTLHRPLQKEKILNRVREIRGGKLNDPNFRTRMQGSGAYADQISELFEVCCRKAGIHSKRPKLSANDFRRPGPSQLGLF, encoded by the coding sequence GTGAGTACGGAAAAGGTGCACGGCCGCGGAGCCTCCAGCAATCCACCAAACCGATTCGAGACGATGTCCTACGAAACGTCGGAGTGGGACGAACCCGGAGATCCGTCCAGGCACACGGTTTTTCTCAAGGACGAGACGCGCTCGATCATCGCGTATAACGACAGCCCGGATGTGGGTTTCGATGCCAGCATCAATCCCTATCGCGGATGCGAACACGGCTGTATCTATTGCTTCGCCCGCCCCAACCACGAGTATCTGGGATTTTCGGCCGGCCTGGATTTCGAATCGAAAATCCTCGTCAAGGAAGATGCGCCGCAGCTGCTGCGCAAGGAACTGATGTCTCCGCGCTGGAAGCCTCAGGTCATCGCGATCAGCGGAGTGACGGACTCTTACCAGCCGATCGAACGCCGCCTGCAGCTGACGCGGCGGTGTCTCGAAGTCCTGGTGGAGTTCCGGAATCCGGTTGTCATCATCACGAAGAATGAGCTGGTCACGCGCGACATCGACTTGCTGTTGCAGCTGGCCCGTTTCGACGGCGTGCTGGTCTTCGTTTCGGTCACGTCGCTCGATCCGGAGCTGGCACGCGAGCTCGAACCGCGTGCGTCGCAGCCCGCACGGCGCCTGGCCGCGATCGAAGCGTTGTCGGCCGCGGGCGTGCCGGCAGGTGCGCTCATCGCTCCGGTGATTCCCGGCCTGACGGATCATGAGATGCCTTCGATCATCTCGGCTGTCGCGAAGGCCGGCGCCGTCGCTGCCGGATACGTTCCGCTCCGTCTGCCGTATGGAGTTGCTCCGCTTTTCGAAGAATGGTTGACGCTTCACCGGCCGCTTCAAAAGGAGAAGATTCTGAACCGCGTCCGTGAGATTCGCGGCGGCAAACTGAACGATCCGAACTTCCGTACCCGCATGCAGGGAAGCGGCGCCTATGCGGATCAGATTTCGGAGCTGTTTGAGGTGTGCTGCCGGAAGGCCGGAATCCACTCGAAGCGTCCCAAGCTTTCGGCAAACGATTTCCGCCGGCCGGGACCGTCGCAGTTAGGCCTGTTTTAG
- a CDS encoding metallophosphoesterase, translated as MTRRQALQSLAALAAGTLLKAHSVFGEQPGKIKIRFPVVGDCGTGNGDQINIAKEMFAAHRQSPFDFAILAGDNIYPNGNAKYFAKHFEQPFAALLKEQVRFYAVLGNHDVREGRQDQIRYPLFNMGGQNYYTLQFGNGLLDIFMLDSTDCGTVQLTWVEQQLRHSAARWKLAVFHHPLYSSGTKHGSDLGLRRKLEPLFVRYGVNAAFSGHDHIYERVMPQQGVQYFVTGAGGDLYRGGVDLRSPFRAASYDEDNHFMLLEVSPDQIDFQAITETGRIIDRGVIKQTAA; from the coding sequence ATGACACGTCGGCAGGCATTGCAGTCGCTGGCTGCGCTCGCCGCAGGAACATTACTTAAAGCACACAGCGTTTTCGGAGAGCAACCCGGGAAGATAAAAATCCGCTTTCCCGTGGTCGGTGACTGCGGGACGGGCAACGGCGATCAGATCAATATTGCCAAAGAGATGTTTGCCGCCCACCGTCAGTCCCCTTTCGACTTTGCGATCCTGGCCGGTGACAACATCTATCCCAACGGCAATGCGAAGTACTTCGCGAAGCACTTCGAGCAGCCTTTCGCAGCGCTGCTCAAAGAACAAGTGCGGTTTTACGCTGTGTTGGGCAATCACGATGTTCGCGAGGGACGTCAGGACCAGATCCGATACCCGCTCTTCAACATGGGCGGACAAAACTATTACACACTTCAGTTCGGTAACGGACTACTCGACATTTTCATGCTGGATTCGACCGATTGCGGCACGGTCCAGCTGACCTGGGTTGAACAGCAACTCCGGCATTCTGCGGCTCGCTGGAAATTGGCCGTCTTCCATCACCCTCTCTACTCGTCGGGCACGAAGCATGGGTCGGACCTGGGATTGCGCCGCAAACTGGAGCCTCTTTTTGTGCGCTACGGCGTGAATGCCGCCTTTTCGGGGCACGACCATATTTACGAGCGCGTCATGCCGCAACAGGGGGTTCAGTATTTCGTGACCGGAGCCGGCGGCGACCTCTATCGGGGAGGCGTCGATCTCCGCAGTCCATTCCGCGCAGCAAGCTATGACGAGGATAATCACTTCATGCTGCTCGAGGTGTCGCCGGACCAGATCGATTTTCAGGCGATCACCGAGACAGGACGGATCATTGATCGCGGTGTGATCAAGCAAACCGCCGCTTGA
- the mtnB gene encoding methylthioribulose 1-phosphate dehydratase, with the protein MTAAEHLVQLGRNFHRRGWVLGTSGNFSAVISRDPVRIAITASSLDKGQLQPENILEIDANGSVLTPDAGKPSAETLLHTAIVGSRGAGAVLHTHSVWSTILSDYHIGHGGFFIEGYEMLKGLDGVTTHEHREWLPIVENSQDMKALAAETTRMLEENPKVHGFLIRRHGMYTWGRDLGEAARHVEIFEFLLESVGRRQMMEPTE; encoded by the coding sequence ATGACTGCAGCAGAACATCTGGTCCAGCTTGGCCGGAACTTTCACCGCCGCGGCTGGGTGCTGGGGACGAGCGGCAATTTCAGCGCGGTTATCAGCCGGGACCCCGTTCGGATTGCAATCACGGCAAGTTCTCTCGATAAAGGACAGCTCCAGCCGGAAAATATTCTGGAGATCGATGCGAACGGTTCCGTGCTGACGCCGGATGCAGGCAAGCCTTCAGCCGAGACGCTGCTGCACACGGCAATCGTTGGAAGCCGCGGCGCCGGCGCCGTGCTTCATACACATTCCGTGTGGAGCACGATACTTTCGGACTACCACATCGGGCACGGCGGGTTCTTCATCGAAGGATATGAGATGCTGAAAGGTCTCGACGGCGTGACCACGCACGAGCATCGCGAGTGGCTCCCGATTGTCGAGAACAGCCAGGACATGAAGGCGCTGGCCGCGGAAACCACGCGCATGCTCGAGGAGAATCCGAAAGTCCATGGATTTCTGATCCGCCGGCACGGCATGTACACCTGGGGCCGGGATCTCGGCGAGGCCGCCCGCCACGTCGAGATTTTCGAATTTTTGTTGGAGTCCGTCGGCAG